GAGTCGCTATTTCATTGTATCTCTCACCATCAGACGATCGGAAGGTCAAACTTCGGACAAAGTGCGCCGATGCATCTTCGAAGGGCTGGTCATCCTTTCGGCCTACGCCCTGACCAGGGGAAAGAAAATTGATACGCAGGAATGCCCAATCACCCTCGTCGCTTTTACTCGCGTTCTTGATAGTGTTGATGTGGAAAGGAACAGGGCGGCCCATGATGGGCAAAACGACTgtgttgttcttgatatcgACAACAAcctcgaggttcttgatcttgctggGAAACTGATTGTCTCTCTTGTAAGACTCGAAACgcttgaacttcttgaccTCACCACCGTTCTGGCCACTCGTGGATTCTGAAAATCTGGCGAGACCCTCCCTTTGCTTCCTCGCTGCAAGTTCCTTCTGATGCTCCcgtcgcttcttctcaaggtcgTCGTTAGCGACTTGGGTTGTGCGTTCTGAGCGAAGTCTTGTGCTTGTGATGTTCTTGGTCGCAACGGCACCAACTCGCgagtccttcttctccttcttagGGGCAggctctgcttcttcatcatccttgaagaagaacgagTTGGCATCGGCGCTTGTTGGGGCCTCGGCTGTGAACACCACGGGCTCTGCCGAAGTGACTCGAATGGTGTCGGTCAAGACGAGCGCATAGATCTTGCTGTTCTTATCCTGGGGGGACGGGTTCTCGATGTCTTGAAACCcggtgttgatgataagaGTCATGCCATCCTTCAGAACCCGCTGGTTCTTGGCGTTGAGAATCAAAGTAGGATCCTTGTTCTCTAATCCAATACCCCAACCAACGTTCTTTAGGAAATGCTTCTCCATATCtggcttcttgctctttATAATGCTGATGGCTCTGCCATAAACCTCCTTCGCTGTCATACCATCACGAATCTCTTTGATGATAGTGTTGTGGATGAGAGTAAGAAGCTTATAGTTGCTCTCCTGAGACTTGTTGGGGTCGACGAGGTAAGTTCGCGCGATGGTAGAACAGTATGACTTATATCGAAGCCCCATGGCGGCAATGATGATATTCGCGTGAAGATTGTCGTCGTTGGGTTCACCGGCAAACCGAAGATCGTACTTGCCACCACTCTGGATCGAAGGTCCCAGAATCCAGTCCAGCTGAGCGGGATCGAGGTCCGAGGGAAGTTTGCCCTTGCTAGGCAACTCGACTGTCTTCCAGAATTGGTTGtcgtcgagcttcttgtcaaCCTTGTCGGCGAGTGCGGAGTGTTTGACTTTCTTTTCGGCATCGAGGATGTTGGACATTTCGTCGAGGAAGTAGGGGGTCATCAAGGCAACACAAGCCTTGGAGGCGGTTCGCATGGCTCGGAGTTCGCTCTCGTCCTTTACGGCAAAGGCGTAGGTAGAAAGGGCGGCGGAAATGTCGACCTGGGTCACATCCTTGCACTGATCGTTGAACAGCTTCTTCCACTCATCGACGAAGGGTCCTCGGGAGGTGTCTTTGGCAATGGTGCCGACCTTATTCTGAAACGCATTTGTTAGGACTGAATGACAATGAATTTTCAACCGACTTACTCCTGTCTCCTTAATCTTATCGGCAAGCTTAATGAAGAGCTTCTCGTTTTCGGCAGCATCCTTGCCTCGCACAAGGACTTCGATTGGGAATCGGCCCCCTTTCAGCTGTTCGAGATGCTTGGCTAGAATGGATTTAGTATGAGTCATTTTGCGCAGGCAGAAATGCGGTCGCACCTTTCTTCGCTGTTGTGAGAATGTACAACGTGTCCAGGGTGAACAACATAAGGGTCGTCGGAAACTCGTATCCAAGAAGCCAGAACTAAGATATTGTTAGTACATGCATCTCGCATTCGTTTCGAGTCGTCGTGGGATCGCATACGTGAATCGCATTGTTCTTGTGAAATTCGGGGATCTCTTCAACCTTGCCCATCATCACAATGAGGGACTGAGCGCCGTTGAACAGGCCATCCTTGGAGCGCAGGTCATTCTTCCAGGCAGTGACAAAGTGGGAGATGCGCTCctggaagagcttgctgTCAATCTTGATCTCGGCCATCGTTTCTGATGGAATCGCGATCGAGAGTGACGGGGGAAAGCTGAAGGAATATAGAGCTGATGACGGGAGGTTGCGACGACGCGAGAAAAAGTGAGGTCGCGTTAATGATCCAAGCTGGAGCTCCCTGTCACGTGATGTCCCGCAACGCGTTCCTTGGGTGACTGATGATCCAAATTATGGTGAACGAATACAGCCTGATGAATTAACCGTGGCAGGTCAGTACTCCAAGCCATTAACAGTCCAATTTTACTTCAGGTCTCTTCtgtcttttttttcttgtttgCAAGCTCTTATTACTTTGCTTCTTTTCGTATGTTAAAAGAGTGCAAGTTTCGAGAGATGAAAGACCGCCAAAACGCAGTTGAGTTGGTGGAGCAACCAAGTCCAGCAATATCTCGAGATGATGGTTCGTGAAGATGAACACAAACCCTCCCAAAGACGTGGGCATTTGTGGTTCACTTTCTTGTGCGAATTCAGAATGCGCCGCAGATGTGTAAGTTCATTGTAGTCTCAAACTTCAGCGCAACCATTGTCTCGTGGCGCCTCTTCTCACCTGAGGTCACGGAGCCTCGTAGCCAGTAGTGGAGTAATGCCAATGCTTTTATTTAAGACGGCAATAATCGAATACTATATTTGATCATGTTTATTGTATAATGTCTTTAATAACATGAGTGAAGAAGGTAAAGAGTATTCGAGAACAAGTATACAGCATACACAATTACTTTTTGTCCAACCATCAGCTCAGTACATGCTCCGTATCAGGTCACTCTGTATATTCATCAGCAATACACTGAGGTCCGAATACAGTGCTAGAATTCTAGAAATTCGATTCATGGTCTCGAACAATTCCGAGCTCAGTATCCGAGGTTTAGAGGAACCGCTTTTCTACCATGAATGCACCATGATTGAGACCGCGGAATGAATTACCTGAAATACCTACGACTTACACTCCAATCCTGATATCCAACCCGAAAAGAACTTGATTGTGGTACGgaaaacttctttatattctttCCGGTAGTTTTCAGACTTGCTGCTTTTCACACCTGCACAATCTAGAAACATCAAACGTCAAATGCCGGGATTAACCTCCGCCTGTCGGCGCCGGTTTTCGGGAAGTGGAGTCGGGAGTTGCGATTCAAACCCGACCCCGCGTATGCCCGGGTGAACATATAACCAAACGCGAATACCATACCTCTCACGTAACTTTTCTCACAACTTGTTTTCTCAATCTCATTTACTCTGTGACTTATAAGACACGCAGTTTCCCTCTGGTAACATTGTCTCTGAACACTCTCATATTCATATCGACTTACGCCATACTATCTGCCATCATGAGAGTTCCTTACGTATCCAACCCTCCTGAGACCAAGTCCGAGGAGCATGCCGCCATTGTAAAGCGCATAGAAGAGCGCCGCGCCCCTCGGCCTCTCCAATCTCTGGATTTAGCACTTCTTCACTCCCCTCACGTTGCTGATGGCTGGAACTCATTCCTCGGCGCTGTTCGTACCAAGACCTCTCTAAGCGACGACATTCGAGAGCTTGCAATTTCACGTATTGCTGTGTGCAACAAGGCCTGGTACGAATGGAAGCACCATGCGCCGCTAGCTGTCAAGGGTGGTGTGTCTGAGGCTGGACTTGAGGCTATCAAGGGGGAGGAACTTGGTGAGCGGCCTGCTGAGCTATCAGAGAAGCAATGGGCTGTGCTTCTGTACACGGATGAGATGACGAGGAACGTTCAAGTCAAGGATGAGACCTTTGATCGTCTGCGGGAGTATTTCAACGAACAAGAAATTGTGGAAATCACAGCCACGGTAAGACAGTCCCATGTCCCTCTGTAGTCATCAAACTTGTCCTGACACCAACAGGTTGCATGCTACAACTGTGTAAGCCGTTTCTTGGTGGCACTCGACGGTAAGCTCACGTTATAAATTCATTTCCGCTCTAACTAGAACTAACAATACTACAGTCGGGGAGAGAAATGGTACCGGCCCCGAAGCCATCTCTGGTCATTGATAGACAGTTGTGTCCTGCCAATTTCCAGGAGTAGCAGCAaaatgaaaagaagaaacatgTCTTGATCATGAATAGTGACTCATAACCCAAAAACAAACAGAGTGGTAGAATAAGACAAAAACAACCGTCCTAAGGAAATACCACGACTTAAGGCCGCGGGAAAGGGGTATCATCCCATCTACAGAAGTGAAGTGAAACAAATGAACCAAACTCCTCATGAATAAAGCCCCCGAGGCCCCATCCTCGCCAAACCAACCCGTCGTTAATCGTTGCTCATTCAACCATGCCTCCTGTGGTCGTGGTGAGTGTCCGCTGTCATGCTGGACTATGCTGTTTTGTAAATATGTTGGCGGCCACCTGGCCGCACTGAGAACGCCGTGTAATGAGGATTGTGTAATGTCCATGCTGTATCGTCGCACTTGACAACCTGTAAGAGTTATGCCGTCTCGCTGTAACCAGAAACCAAAACGAAAAGAAAACCATGAAGTCTAAGACCAAACCGATGCTTCAAGATCACGGCGACTTGGAATATGACCTTGACATTGCACGCTCAATTGAAGCATGGCGCTGATGCATTTTAGGCGATGTTTGTAGTTCCTGGACAACTCCCGCCCAGCCCTTACGGCTAGGTTTTGGTATGGGCTCCGGGTGGTTAACGAGAGCCTGAGTGGTCAAACTGCGCAAGGGAGGACGGTTGATGATACCCTCCATTAAGCCTCTAGGAAGAGCAGGACGGGTTGGAGTTTTGAAAACCGGTGATTTTTCCAGATCCCTTGCCGTAGGTAGAGGCGGCGGAGGCGGCGGCGCAGAGGGTTTCTCATGAGTAGTGGTGCTTGTTTGTGATGCGACGACGCCCATATAAACGACAAGGAAGCGCATGCGTAGCATGTCGAGCCTACGAACCCGATCCTCTAACCTCGATCGCTTCGACGCCCACAACAGCCTGGCGGAAGTCTTTAGCTTGGTGGTGTCCTCCTCGATCACCACACCATTGATGTCCTCGCGCAAATCATCACCCGTCTTCTGGATCTCCCTTAGGAGCCGTGTCAAGCGGATCTTATCATCAAGGCGCTGCACCTTTGCGACGTCACGATCATAGCTCTCGTTCTCCTGGACGGAAAAGTCGGCAGTGTCAAGAAATGTTGCAATTTCGAGCGGCGCCGCTTGGTACGCGGCCGTGTAGGAGGAGATGATCtggacgaggacgatgagggACAGAATGACAGCGATCAGAATGAGGATGATAGTCCACTGGAGCAGATTGAACTCGGCCATGGTTGAGCAGAGCGTCTAGATGGCAAGTCGAGGCGGAGGGTGAAGCTATCGCGCATGGTCCTTGGGGAGTTGTGTGTTTGTGGGAGAGAAAAGGGAGAGAAGGGGAAGAGGCGCACACAATATGCAGGTGAAAGGCAAGGGACAGGAGCGATGACGACGGGAAGAACAAGCACAAGCGCAGCCAAAtccaacaacctcaacaatCATGCCGTACAGTACTGTATCTTAACCTATCAAAGAGAACCTGCGCGTTTGTGTGCGCTCTAATTAACTAATAGAGGCACCTAGTTTCTAGGCTCATACACAAGCCGAGCTTCCATATTCGTGCTGGACCACTTGGCGCAGATGGCTGGGGATCGAGAACCCCCCTGCAGGTGCATCTGCAACTAACGATAGTCCATAGAGACAGGGCAGGGTATTCAAGTCAGTCATCACATGGTCATGGCCAGTCCAGTGGGATGCGATGCGCGACTTGATGGCGTTGTAGTTGTCTGACTGATACTACTTAGCATGGCCCCTAAAAATGGGTAAGCGTGAGGTACCGTGATGATGATGTACGCGGAAGTGCCGGGCGGAAGAAACGGTCAAGACGGTATCTGGTGATGTTAACTGATGGTGGTTTACACAAAACGTACTCAATAACCATACGTAGCCATCACAACTTGTTAATGTCATAGTTTAAGAGGATGCACCACAAGCCTGCTCAAGATTGGCAGTATCCAAAAACTAATGCTGCGCTGCCGAACCGTCCAGCGGGTTTTCACATTGCATTGGCGGATGGATTGCATTCCGAGTGGGTTCATCTGCAGGTTGAGAATCACCATCGGTTGGATGTGACCAATTCTTGCAGGACACTATGCTAGGCTTATTTGAGTAGTGTCTCGGATCCTCAGAGCGCCCAAGTCCATAAAAGCATGGGTATTGAGGTCTGGAATTAGGGTTAGGAGAAGGGCAGTACCTTGGTGGATCAAGTCTAGggcttgaggaggagaaagagagCTGAAAGACATTAGTTTGTTGAGGTGAAAGTTATGAGAGTCATCTAGTATGTATTGAATCTTTGAGTAACTCCCCAGCGATTCAAAATCCATGGAGGGGTAAAGAGAAGTTGGCTGGGTTGACGTTGTTGTCATAAGTCGGAATAAACTTGATTCGTTACTGAAGGCTTTAGCCGCTGTCAGTTTGGCACCCAGTAAAAAGTTCGCGGGCCGTTGAAGGCGTGAGCGAAGTGGTGCCAATtattcctcttctctcctctcccttGTCCCTTGGGCAAGGTTCTGACATTCCACTGACTTCATCGATGCCCTGTACCTGCGCCAGTCTTGCAGCTTATCAGAATCATCGGATCTTTCTCCACTGATATCGCCTGTTTCTGCATTCTCTATtaccatcctcgtcctcctgCTCCCAAGAATCCTCAACAACATTAGGAACCTGCTCATGGCGACGACTACAGCGACGGTGACGGCTGACCCCGCGCCGCAAGCGCAGCAGTTTCCCCTCCCAAAGATCCTCGAATACCCCGCGTCGACCCCGCCAATCCTCATCACCCAAGGTGCCGAGGGTCGCCTCTACAAAACCACTTACCTATTACCCGATATTCCCTGCGCCCTCAAGTATCGCCCTCCTAAGCCCTGGCGTCACCCGATTCTTGATCAGCGGCTCACGAAACACCGGATCCTTTCAGAAGCTCGTATTCTTGCAAAGTGTCGCCGCGATGGGGTTCGTGTACCAGCTGTGTATGCTGTGGATGAATCTGCTGGGTGGTTGATGCTGGAATGGATATCTGGAGGCCCTGTTCGAAAGAGCATCAATGAGCGGCTCGGAAATAGAACTGAAGGCATAGAGAGCGATGCTGAGCTGAAGGACCTCATGCGAAGGATCGGTACTGCTATTGGCAACATGCACAAGGTCGGCATTGTCCATGGTGACTTGACCACAAGCAACATGATGTTGCAACCCCCAGCTAACCCCCAAGATGGTAATTCCTTACATGGAGAATTGGTTATTATCGATCTGGGTCTTGCGAGTGGAAGTATATCAGACGAAGACCGGGCAGTGGATCTCTACGTTCTGGAGAGAGCATTTGGTAGCACACATCCAAGAGCAGAGTGCCTCTTTCCAGAGGTGCTCGAAGCCTATGGCCAGACCTTCAAACAGGCCAAGATTGTTCTCAAGAAGCTAGAAGACGTGCGGATGAGAGGCCGCAAACGAAGCATGCTTGGGTaaacaaaaagaaaaaacagAAAAGCCGTCTTGCAGCCAATTTCCCTACCATAGTGTCTAAACTCCGTGTATCTGATGCTCGCTGTTttgcaaaaaaaaaaaaaaaaaaaaaaaaaaaaaaaaaaaaaaaaacaaatGGACAAATGATGCCACTACATTCCATCTTATGTGGCTTGGAGATCCAATATGCCAGAAACCCAATGGTTCACCATCTCTAccttttccctttctttgtctttccTCTTTTTCCCGGCCGTCAGGGAATTGTCCAAC
This DNA window, taken from Fusarium oxysporum f. sp. lycopersici 4287 chromosome 7, whole genome shotgun sequence, encodes the following:
- a CDS encoding FACT complex subunit SPT16, which produces MAEIKIDSKLFQERISHFVTAWKNDLRSKDGLFNGAQSLIVMMGKVEEIPEFHKNNAIHFWLLGYEFPTTLMLFTLDTLYILTTAKKAKHLEQLKGGRFPIEVLVRGKDAAENEKLFIKLADKIKETGNKVGTIAKDTSRGPFVDEWKKLFNDQCKDVTQVDISAALSTYAFAVKDESELRAMRTASKACVALMTPYFLDEMSNILDAEKKVKHSALADKVDKKLDDNQFWKTVELPSKGKLPSDLDPAQLDWILGPSIQSGGKYDLRFAGEPNDDNLHANIIIAAMGLRYKSYCSTIARTYLVDPNKSQESNYKLLTLIHNTIIKEIRDGMTAKEVYGRAISIIKSKKPDMEKHFLKNVGWGIGLENKDPTLILNAKNQRVLKDGMTLIINTGFQDIENPSPQDKNSKIYALVLTDTIRVTSAEPVVFTAEAPTSADANSFFFKDDEEAEPAPKKEKKDSRVGAVATKNITSTRLRSERTTQVANDDLEKKRREHQKELAARKQREGLARFSESTSGQNGGEVKKFKRFESYKRDNQFPSKIKNLEVVVDIKNNTVVLPIMGRPVPFHINTIKNASKSDEGDWAFLRINFLSPGQGVGRKDDQPFEDASAHFVRSLTFRSSDGERYNEIATQISNMKRDVVKKEQEKKDMEDVVEQDKLVEIRNRRPAVLDNVYIRPAMEGKRVPGKVEIHQNGIRYISPLNAQHRVDILFSNVKHLFFQPCQHELIVIIHIHLKDPIIVGNKKKTKDVQFYREATDIQFDETGNRKRKYRYGDEDEFEAEQEERRRRAELDRLFQGFAQKIAEAGRNEGIEVDMPVRDLGFHGVPFRSNVFVQPTTDCLIQVVEPPFMVITIEEVEIAHLERVQFGLKNFDMVFVFKDFTRPPYHVNTIPVEFLDQVKEWLDSSDIAYTEGPLNLNWPTIMKTVTADTHQFFADGGWSFLQADSDDDDGEGESEQESAFEMDEDEFDEESESSDEGSDFGSNASDDDEDAELDSDEEGEDWDELERKAKKRDRESAMEEEDRGGKKKRKR
- a CDS encoding BUD32 protein kinase (At least one base has a quality score < 10), which encodes MATTTATVTADPAPQAQQFPLPKILEYPASTPPILITQGAEGRLYKTTYLLPDIPCALKYRPPKPWRHPILDQRLTKHRILSEARILAKCRRDGVRVPAVYAVDESAGWLMLEWISGGPVRKSINERLGNRTEGIESDAELKDLMRRIGTAIGNMHKVGIVHGDLTTSNMMLQPPANPQDGNSLHGELVIIDLGLASGSISDEDRAVDLYVLERAFGSTHPRAECLFPEVLEAYGQTFKQAKIVLKKLEDVRMRGRKRSMLG